CTGCCCAATGCATCGAGCACTGCACCCGGAGAAATTCCTGCACGCTTACATTTGGCTGCATCGACTTCTACCGATACCTGCGGGAAGTTAATGGCGTAAGCGGTATAAGCCATATCTACTTCGGGACGCTGGTTCAAGGCACCCAAATAGTCTATTACCGCCTGGTAGAACGTTGCCATATCGCCACCGGTCCTGTCCTGAAGGTTCAGCTCGATAGAGTTACCCATACCATAACCCGGAATCATACCCGGCTGGAAACTGAATACTTGTGCTTCCTTGATACCGTAGAACTGCCCATTGAGGCGGGCAACCACCACATCCGAACTATGATCTTTCCCTTTCCGTTCACTCCAGTCCTTCAGACGGACAATAATGGTACCGTAAGAAGTTCCCTGGCCGGATATAAGTCCATAGCCTGCTACGCGGGCATAATGTTCTATTTCGGGCGTATCTTGAAGAATACTTTCAAGCTTATCCATTACCCTCGTTGTTTCATCGAGCGTGCTTCCCGGAGAGATGCTGACGTTCACCATGATGACGCCCTGGTCTTCCTGCGGAACAAGCCCTGTCTTAGTAGTACTCATCAGATAAACCAGCAATACAACAGCAGCTATCAATGAGGTCCACACCATCCAGCGGTGACGGATGAAGTACATCACACCTTTCTTATATTTACCCAGCACGGCATTGAATGAAGCATTGTAAGCTGCACGCACCCGGCCGTTGATACTCTTGGCGCTCTTGGTTCCGTCCGACGGGCGCATCATGATGGCACACAGAGCCGGACACAACGTCAGAGCCGAAATCATAGAGATACCTACGGCAGTTGCCATCGTGATACCAAACTGTGTATAGAACACACCGGAGGTTCCACCCATGAACGTCACAGGAATAAACACAGCCATGAACACACAGGTACAGGAAACGATAGCCATCGTTACATCTCCCATCGCATCTTTGGTAGCGAGATAAGCCGATTTATATCCGGCATCGAACTTGGATTGCACCGCTTCCACCACCACAATGGCATCATCCACCACCGTACCGATGGCAAGCACCAATGCAAACAGCGTCAGGATGTTGAGACTGAACCCGGCAGCCACCAGGCAGGCGAATGTACCCACCAGCGACACGATGATGGAGATGGACGGAATGAGCGTACTTTTGAGATCCTGCAAGAAGAAGTACACCACCAGAATAACCAGAAGGATAGCAATAATCAGTGTTTCCACCACATTATGGATAGAAGCGAAAAGGAAGTCGTTCGAGCTCATCATCGTGACGAATTCCGTTCCCTCCGGAAGATTCTTTTCCATTTGCTTCATCTGGGCGGTGATTTCTTTATTCACTGCGGTTGCATTGGAACCTGCCGTCTGGAATACCATGTAGAGAACGGCAGGTTTACTATCCATTTCACTACGGAAACTATAGGTCATCGTGCCCAGTTGCACATCGGCCACGTCTTTCAGGCGGAGCACAGAGCCGTCGCTCTGCGAACGGATCACCGTATTCTGAAATTCTTCCACGCTCTTCAACCTACCGCGGTATTTCATGGTAAACTGGAACACATTCTTCGAACTTTCGCCTAACGAACCGGTAGGAGCTTCAATGTTCTGTTCGCCCAACACGGCCGTTATGTCCGAAGGAACCAGGCTGTATTGTGCCATCCGCTCCGGCTTCAGCCAGATACGCATACTATAGGTATCACCCAACTCCATAACGTCTCCTACCCCTTCGATACGTTTGATCTGGGGAAGTACGTTAATATCCAGATAGTTGGCAAGGAAGGTCTGATCGTAACGTCCATCGTTGCAGACCATAGCACCGATCTGTAGGAAGCTAGTCTGACGTTTCTGCGTGCTTACACCGATTTTAGTTACCTCGGCGGGCAGCAATCCCTGTGCCTTGGCTACACGGTTCTGTACATTTACCGCCGCCATGTCGGGGTCGGTGCCTTGTTTGAAGTAAACCTGTATAATAGCCAGACCGGAATTGGAAGCTG
This window of the Bacteroides intestinalis DSM 17393 genome carries:
- a CDS encoding efflux RND transporter permease subunit: MKGNIFIKRPVMAISISVLILVIGLISLLTLPVEQYPDIVPPTVYVSAQYTGADAEAVMNSVIMPLEESINGVENMMYITSTASNSGLAIIQVYFKQGTDPDMAAVNVQNRVAKAQGLLPAEVTKIGVSTQKRQTSFLQIGAMVCNDGRYDQTFLANYLDINVLPQIKRIEGVGDVMELGDTYSMRIWLKPERMAQYSLVPSDITAVLGEQNIEAPTGSLGESSKNVFQFTMKYRGRLKSVEEFQNTVIRSQSDGSVLRLKDVADVQLGTMTYSFRSEMDSKPAVLYMVFQTAGSNATAVNKEITAQMKQMEKNLPEGTEFVTMMSSNDFLFASIHNVVETLIIAILLVILVVYFFLQDLKSTLIPSISIIVSLVGTFACLVAAGFSLNILTLFALVLAIGTVVDDAIVVVEAVQSKFDAGYKSAYLATKDAMGDVTMAIVSCTCVFMAVFIPVTFMGGTSGVFYTQFGITMATAVGISMISALTLCPALCAIMMRPSDGTKSAKSINGRVRAAYNASFNAVLGKYKKGVMYFIRHRWMVWTSLIAAVVLLVYLMSTTKTGLVPQEDQGVIMVNVSISPGSTLDETTRVMDKLESILQDTPEIEHYARVAGYGLISGQGTSYGTIIVRLKDWSERKGKDHSSDVVVARLNGQFYGIKEAQVFSFQPGMIPGYGMGNSIELNLQDRTGGDMATFYQAVIDYLGALNQRPEVDMAYTAYAINFPQVSVEVDAAKCKRAGISPGAVLDALGSYCGGAYISNYNQFGKVYRVMMQASPEYRLDEQSLDNMFVRNGAEMAPVSQFVTLKKVLGPETTNRFNLYSSIAANVNPAEGYSSGEVQKAIEEVAEQVLPTGYGYEYGGMAREEASTGGGQTIFIYAICVFLIYLILACLYESFLVPFAVIFSVPFGLMGSFLFAKFLGLENNIYLQTGVIMLIGLLAKTAILITEYAIERRRKGMGIVESAYSAAQVRLRPILMTVLTMIFGMLPLMFSSGAGANGNSSLGTGVVGGMLVGTLALLFVVPVFYIIFEFLQEKIRPPMEEEADVQVLLEKEKSEAERSSK